The Streptomyces venezuelae genomic interval AAGGTCGCGCATTCGCCGAGGAGTTGTTCGTCCGTGGCCTCGCCGCGCCAGTGGCGGGCGAGGTGGTCGGCGAAGCGGGCGGCCTCGCGCGGGCGCAGCTCCTCCAGGCCGACGGCCCTGACGACGTCGGGGCGCTCGGAGAGTTCCCACGCGGCGGCGAGGGCCTCGGGCGGCTCGCCGCGCAGCCGGACCCTCAGGTGGCGCCGGAGGACCTCGTCGGCGGGCGGCGGCGCGCAGGGCATCCCGTACCGGCCGCGCAGGATCCGGTCGGCGAGCTCGCCGCTCTCGGCGAGGACGATGCCATAGGCGTCACGGCCGCGCAGCAGATCCCCGAAGCGGTCCAGGTGCAGTTCGGAGAGACGGGTGGCGGGCCGGCGCGCGGAGTCGGCGCCCTCGCCCCGGCCGGAGCGGGCGTGCCGTGACTCGCTCTCCGTCCTGACGTCCTCGGTGAGCAGCTCCATGAGGTGGCCGCAGCGTTCCTGGAGGGCCTCCTCGGTGATCTCGTCGACGCCGTGGCGCGGGTCGAGGCGGAAGACGTTGCCTCCGGTGAGTTCGTCGAGGAGGGCGAGCGCGGTGGCCTTGCGGCCGCTGCCGGGCTCGCCGCAGAGGACGAGGACCCGGTGGTCGCGGAGCCGTTGCTTCATCTCCTGGTAGCCGGCGATCTCGCAGTACACCTGCCCGAGTTCGGTGAGCGTCTCGGTCGGTACGGGTCCCCGGACGAAGCGCGCCGAGTGGTCGGAGCCGAACACGTTGAAGAACTGGTTGCCCTCGAAGAGGGTGCCGTCGCCGAGGAAGGTGGTGTGACGGTCGCCCTCGGCGGCGGCCCAGGTCCGCAGGGCCCGGCGCGCGGTGGCGGCGCCTCCGGTGTCGCCGTCGCCGCCGAGGGGGCTCCGGTCGGCGGACGCGAAGACGCTCACCTCGCGCGGCTGCTCCCCGGCGCCTTCGCCCCGGTCGGCGCCGCCGGGCCGCTCGCCGGAGCGGTCACCGGCGCGGTCGCCCTCCCGGTCGCCACCCCGCCCGGAGCCCCGGTCCGCGCCCCGCCCGGAGCCCCTGCCCCCTCCCCGGTCGTCCGAGCCGCGGCCCCCGTCCTGCGCGTCGCGTGAGTCGTGCGAGTGGTGCGAGTCGTGTGCGTCGTGTGCGTCGTGCGACGAGGCGCCGTCGTCGCGGTCGTCGCTCACTCCCGCTCACCCGCCCCCGTGTCCTTGCGGATGCCGGTGAACCCGCCGTGGATGGTGTTGCCGTGGACGTCGAGCAGGTCTCCCCCGACGTGGTACGTGCGGTTCCCCCCGCCGGTTCGGGGCGTTGGGCCGTCCCCCCGCGACGGCCCAACGCCGGCTCCTGAACCCACCCCGGGCACCCGCCGCCCCGAGTCCGCGTCCCCCGGCGCGGCTTCCCGCTCGGGCCCGATCAGCGGCGGCGCGGCACGCCGCGGCACATGGAACCAGGCGGCCTCGTCGGTCTCCTTCGACCGGATCCGGGCCCGCCGGTAGTGGTCCGGTTCCACGTACCGCCCGCCCTCGGCGACCACGTTCCCGTACAGCCAGTCGGAGACCACGACGAGCAGGTCGACGTCGGGGGCCTCCGCCATGATCCGCTTGGCCGTGGGGCTGTCGCATAGCCGGGCGGCGAGGTCCACCGCCCGTCCGACGAGCCCGTGCCGGTCCTGGACCACGGGCCCGGCGTTCATGCCGATCCGCAGGCGCAGTCGCGGACTCCGGCCCGTGTTGTGGGTGCGGAGGCTCTCGTACAGGGTGTCGATCCACCGTCCGACCATGAGCCGCGGCGGCATGTCGGGGCGCAGGGCGGCGAGGATGCCGTCCCCCCGGTCCTCCTGGTGGTAGGTGCCGGGCTCGACCCCGACGGAGGCGTAGGCCTCGTCGAACGCCGCGTACATCGCCGTGCGGTGCAGTTCCTTCTCGGCCATGTTCAGGGTGCCGGATCCGCAGATGTCGCCGAAGACGACGAACCGGTGGATCCCGCCGGAGGAGGCCTCGCGGCGCGAAACCGCCTCCTCGTACGCCCCGTTCACTCCCGCACTGCTCACTCGGACTCCCTGTTGGATGCCGTGGTGCCGTTGGTGCCGTGATGGTGTTGGTGCCGTGGTGGTGTTGGTGCCGTGGTGGTGTGATGTCCAGCGTGGCCGCGCCGTGCGACCTGCGATGTAGCCGTTTACACATCCGGCGGAGATTCGTCCGCCTGTTCCGCGCGGGGGCGTGCGCGCCCCTCGGCGAGCAGCACGAGGACCCGCATGTCGATGACGATGACGGTGCGGTTCGCGGTCCGGACGACGTCCTGTTCCCGCAGCAGGCGCAGCGCCTTGGCCACCGCTTCCCGGGTGGCTCCGATGGCGGCCGCCAGGTCGTGCTGGGGCAGCGGGAGTTGCAGGACGGTCCCGGTGTCGGCCGGTCGGCCCGCGCGCTCCGCCAGTTCGACGAGGCGGGCGGCGAGGCGCTGGAGGACCGTCTCGGAGGCGAGCGCGCGGCGTTCGACGTCGGCGCTGCGCAGCCGGGTGGCGAGCTGGCGCATGATCAGCGAGGTGGCGTGCGGCCGGGCGGCGAGGAAGCGCCGGAAGCGGTCGCCGGAGACGGCCACGGCCTCGACCGCGCCGAGCGCGGTGACGGTGGCGCTGCGCGGGCGGAGGTCGACGGCGGCGAGGTCGCCGACGACCTCGCCGGCGCCGCGCAGGGCGAGGATGAGCCGGGAGCCGCGCTCGGTGCCGACGGAGACGACGGACCAGCCGGAGAGCAGCGCGAGGACGTAGGCGGTGGTGTCGTGCTCGCGGATCATCACCTCCCCGGGCTCGTAGGAGCGGTGGGCGCCCTCGGCGATGAGGGAGCGGCGGTCGGCCGCCGGAAGGGCGTGCAGAAAGGAGCGGTCCTGCCCGAAGAGACTCATCACCCGCTCACCCCCGTACCGTTCCGCGACCCCTCGGAGAAGGCCGCCCGCCGGTCGTCGACCGGCACCGCTCGCGCGTGTGTTCACACCTCATGTGGCGCACCCCGCCACATTGTTGACGCTGTGTCACCTCGTGGGGTGAAGAACGCTAGAGGTGCGGAACGACAACGTCAACGAGCACGGGGGGCGCAGGGGAGCGCCGTTCACGGCACCCCTGCGCCCCCCGTCGGAGCTGCACGGAAGAATCACGGAACCGCCGGGGAAGCGGCCCGGATTCCCCGGATCAGAGCCTCGGGTCGACCGGCTCCGACTCCAGTGCGAGGACCGCGAAGACGGCCTCGTGGACCCGCCAGAGCGGTTCGCCGTCGGCGAGCCGGTCCAGCGCCTCCAGGCCGAGCGCGTACTCGCGCAGGGCCAGCGAGCGCTTGTGGCCGA includes:
- a CDS encoding Crp/Fnr family transcriptional regulator; translation: MSLFGQDRSFLHALPAADRRSLIAEGAHRSYEPGEVMIREHDTTAYVLALLSGWSVVSVGTERGSRLILALRGAGEVVGDLAAVDLRPRSATVTALGAVEAVAVSGDRFRRFLAARPHATSLIMRQLATRLRSADVERRALASETVLQRLAARLVELAERAGRPADTGTVLQLPLPQHDLAAAIGATREAVAKALRLLREQDVVRTANRTVIVIDMRVLVLLAEGRARPRAEQADESPPDV